From the uncultured Trichococcus sp. genome, one window contains:
- the phnG gene encoding phosphonate C-P lyase system protein PhnG: MNKRRRTRILIDYGKAAALRMAGTIEGSYPIEMISEPNEALTMIKVRESAQNSLFYLGEVLITETKVRVAGKLGIGLVKGHEAELSRALAVIDAAYSAGLPETQEWQETLEQLELAGEEAIDRRQRELARTKVNFETMNQ, encoded by the coding sequence TTGAACAAAAGAAGAAGGACACGGATTTTGATTGATTACGGGAAGGCCGCTGCACTGAGGATGGCCGGGACCATCGAAGGCAGTTATCCTATAGAAATGATTTCCGAACCGAATGAAGCGTTGACGATGATCAAAGTGAGGGAGTCGGCCCAGAATTCGCTGTTCTACCTCGGTGAGGTGCTGATCACGGAAACGAAAGTGCGCGTCGCTGGGAAACTCGGCATCGGCCTCGTCAAAGGCCATGAAGCGGAGCTTTCGCGCGCCTTGGCCGTCATCGATGCGGCCTACAGCGCTGGACTGCCGGAAACGCAAGAATGGCAGGAAACACTCGAGCAATTGGAGCTTGCAGGGGAAGAAGCGATCGACCGCAGGCAAAGAGAGCTAGCGCGCACCAAAGTGAATTTTGAGACGATGAACCAATAG
- a CDS encoding carbon-phosphorus lyase complex subunit PhnI gives MGYVAVKGGQEAINQSNLGLAYTRVRSGRILDVENILAGMHPLVDQVMSESSLYDEELAALAIKQAGGSMEEAVFLMRAHRSTLSRLYYTTATSPKEMFVERRISASFKDIPGGQLLGIANDFTQRFLDFDLLAESEEDAIQKAEQYEEQMEGYDAPMMDLRRLPKVVDYLEEQGLFETAPFDDSEPDDITKRSIQFPTSRSQRLQSLTRGQTGAVTSLGYAEIRGYGVASHPNIGELRVGQLPLHVSDPRCLEDEEDAYYIGSVTVTEVESFIPIDVADESGKTKMSFSIGYGLTFGQNETKTIAMSILDYSLEHPAENHPTSDEEFVLLHVDSVESTGFISHLKLPHYVTFQSLLDGIRKIKGGTE, from the coding sequence ATGGGATATGTAGCGGTAAAAGGCGGACAGGAAGCCATCAACCAATCCAATCTGGGGTTGGCCTACACCCGCGTCAGGAGCGGCAGGATTTTGGATGTGGAGAATATCCTTGCGGGTATGCATCCGTTGGTCGATCAGGTGATGTCGGAAAGCAGCCTCTACGATGAAGAGTTGGCTGCTTTGGCCATCAAACAGGCGGGCGGCAGCATGGAGGAAGCGGTCTTTCTTATGCGCGCGCACCGTTCGACGTTGTCGCGCTTGTATTACACGACGGCGACAAGCCCGAAGGAAATGTTTGTGGAACGGCGCATTTCGGCGTCCTTTAAGGATATTCCGGGTGGCCAGTTGCTGGGCATCGCCAACGACTTTACGCAACGGTTCCTCGATTTCGACCTCCTGGCTGAAAGCGAAGAAGATGCAATCCAAAAAGCCGAACAGTATGAAGAACAAATGGAAGGCTACGATGCGCCGATGATGGATCTGCGCCGTTTGCCGAAAGTCGTCGATTATCTGGAGGAGCAGGGACTGTTCGAAACGGCTCCGTTTGACGACAGCGAACCGGATGACATCACCAAGCGCAGCATCCAGTTTCCGACTTCACGAAGCCAACGTCTGCAATCGTTGACGCGCGGTCAGACGGGGGCGGTCACGTCTTTGGGCTATGCGGAAATCCGCGGCTACGGCGTCGCTAGCCACCCGAACATCGGCGAACTGCGGGTCGGCCAGTTGCCGCTCCATGTCTCCGATCCGCGCTGCTTGGAAGATGAAGAAGATGCCTATTACATCGGATCGGTCACAGTGACCGAGGTCGAGTCCTTCATCCCGATCGATGTGGCGGACGAATCCGGCAAAACGAAGATGAGCTTTTCGATCGGTTATGGGCTGACTTTCGGCCAGAACGAAACAAAGACAATCGCGATGAGCATCCTCGATTACTCGTTGGAGCACCCGGCCGAGAACCATCCGACATCCGATGAGGAGTTTGTCCTGTTGCATGTGGATTCCGTCGAATCGACCGGCTTCATTTCGCATCTGAAGTTGCCGCATTACGTGACTTTCCAGTCTTTGTTGGATGGCATCCGCAAGATCAAAGGAGGGACAGAATGA
- the phnH gene encoding phosphonate C-P lyase system protein PhnH produces MHNKVKDSQRVFRKILDSLSRPGKIVAMDTTFAYRTTLLDETMDILMTLLDREVTFHLVGEDAATTEEIEIRTLARAARLEDADYIIIPKAADQSLLGEAFRQAKRGTLLDPNHNATVILETEAISTDATYVLSGPGVKECEWLDITAANHWIHARNEAVAEFPLGVDCFIVDQGGSCIGLPRTTVLEGVR; encoded by the coding sequence ATGCACAACAAAGTAAAGGACTCGCAACGGGTTTTCCGGAAAATTCTGGACAGTCTGTCCCGCCCGGGGAAAATCGTGGCGATGGACACGACATTCGCATACAGAACGACATTATTGGATGAAACGATGGATATCCTGATGACCCTGTTGGACAGGGAAGTAACGTTCCACCTGGTCGGTGAGGATGCGGCGACCACCGAAGAAATCGAAATCCGCACCTTGGCCCGAGCTGCCCGCTTGGAGGATGCGGATTACATCATTATCCCGAAAGCGGCGGATCAGTCACTTTTAGGCGAAGCTTTCCGCCAAGCCAAGAGAGGCACACTGCTGGACCCGAACCACAATGCGACCGTCATCCTGGAGACGGAAGCCATCTCAACGGATGCAACTTATGTTTTGAGCGGCCCGGGCGTCAAGGAATGCGAATGGTTGGACATCACTGCAGCCAACCACTGGATCCATGCGCGCAATGAAGCAGTCGCTGAATTTCCGCTGGGCGTCGATTGTTTTATCGTCGATCAAGGCGGTTCCTGCATCGGCTTGCCGCGCACGACGGTTCTGGAAGGGGTGCGCTAG
- the phnL gene encoding phosphonate C-P lyase system protein PhnL — protein sequence MANLIEMQGLQKAFTTHHLNKTMTAVEDISFGLEKGKFLGIVGKSGSGKSTIIKCIYRTYLPQHGHIYYDSEAFGRIDLVTAPERDIIHLRKNEIGYVSQFLSVMPRTTTLELVEQSLLETGADEETATLRAKEALRHFDIAEALWDSYPNTFSGGEKLRLNIARATVKNPRLLLLDEPTASLDNESKQKVREVIQKLKAGGTTLLGIFHDLEFMEGLCDYTYQMQERRMEAN from the coding sequence ATGGCTAATTTGATTGAGATGCAAGGATTGCAAAAAGCCTTCACGACCCATCATCTGAACAAGACGATGACGGCCGTTGAAGACATTTCCTTCGGTTTGGAGAAAGGCAAGTTCCTCGGCATCGTCGGCAAAAGCGGCAGCGGCAAGTCGACGATCATCAAGTGCATTTATCGGACCTACCTGCCCCAGCACGGACATATCTATTACGATTCGGAAGCTTTTGGCAGAATCGATCTGGTTACGGCACCGGAACGGGACATCATCCATTTGCGCAAGAACGAGATCGGCTACGTATCGCAATTCCTGAGCGTCATGCCGCGCACGACCACGCTGGAGCTTGTCGAACAGAGCCTGCTCGAGACCGGTGCGGACGAAGAAACCGCCACACTGCGCGCGAAAGAGGCGTTGCGCCACTTCGACATCGCGGAAGCTTTATGGGACAGTTATCCGAACACTTTTTCCGGTGGCGAAAAATTGCGCCTGAACATCGCCCGCGCCACCGTCAAAAATCCGCGCCTACTGCTCCTGGATGAACCGACGGCCAGCCTGGATAATGAATCCAAGCAGAAAGTCCGTGAAGTCATCCAGAAGCTGAAGGCAGGCGGCACGACTCTGTTGGGCATTTTCCATGATCTGGAATTCATGGAAGGCCTTTGCGATTATACCTATCAGATGCAGGAAAGACGAATGGAGGCGAACTAG
- the phnM gene encoding phosphonate metabolism protein PhnM, which produces MYIITNGTIVLEDTLLENAALLVEGDAITKIMSRHEVEQYGPEYQVLDADGGLIAPGFVDIHSDYIETVVSPRPTAMMDFNIGLRESERILITHGVTTMFHSLSLYKEQDFGVKAIRQPKHANRLIEAINATHTSDHMIRHRVHARFEIDNVEMVEQVKEHIRNGKIHLISFMDHTPGQGQYRNLEIYKKTIAGYSELTDAEAEAVIVKRQSKEKITFEQIVEMAEVALAHGLAVASHDDDSIEKLELVKRLGTTISEFPITLEVADAAHEAGLWTIAGAPNILLGGSHTGNLSAAQGIQEGNISILCSDYYPAALIHAIYIMHQTHGISLAQMFRMLTINPARAVKMDHEIGSIEEGKKADLLLIKTKDNYPAITSVMIDGKIVYRTEYRR; this is translated from the coding sequence ATGTACATTATCACAAACGGAACCATCGTGCTCGAGGATACCTTATTGGAAAATGCAGCGTTGCTGGTCGAAGGTGACGCCATCACAAAAATCATGTCGCGGCATGAAGTGGAGCAGTACGGACCGGAATACCAGGTGCTGGATGCGGACGGCGGGCTGATTGCGCCGGGCTTTGTGGACATCCATTCCGATTACATCGAGACCGTCGTATCGCCGCGGCCGACTGCGATGATGGATTTCAACATCGGTCTGCGCGAAAGCGAGCGCATCCTGATCACACACGGCGTCACGACGATGTTCCATTCGCTTTCCCTCTACAAGGAACAGGATTTCGGCGTGAAGGCGATCCGCCAGCCCAAGCACGCGAACCGATTGATTGAAGCCATCAACGCTACCCACACCAGCGACCACATGATCCGCCACCGCGTCCATGCTCGTTTCGAAATCGACAATGTCGAGATGGTCGAGCAAGTAAAGGAGCATATCCGCAACGGCAAAATCCATCTGATTTCTTTCATGGACCACACGCCCGGGCAAGGTCAGTACCGCAATCTGGAAATCTACAAAAAGACGATCGCCGGCTATTCGGAACTGACCGACGCGGAGGCCGAAGCCGTCATCGTCAAACGCCAGAGCAAGGAGAAAATCACTTTCGAGCAAATCGTGGAAATGGCGGAGGTCGCTTTGGCCCATGGTTTGGCTGTCGCTTCGCATGACGATGATTCCATCGAGAAACTGGAGCTGGTCAAACGCCTCGGGACGACCATCAGTGAATTTCCGATTACGCTGGAAGTGGCTGATGCGGCCCATGAAGCGGGCCTGTGGACAATCGCCGGAGCGCCGAATATCCTCTTGGGAGGGTCGCATACCGGCAACCTGAGTGCTGCCCAAGGAATCCAGGAAGGCAACATCTCGATCCTCTGCAGCGACTACTATCCCGCTGCCTTGATCCATGCCATCTACATCATGCATCAGACGCATGGCATCAGCTTGGCGCAGATGTTCCGCATGCTGACGATCAATCCGGCCAGAGCCGTGAAGATGGACCACGAAATCGGCTCGATTGAGGAAGGCAAGAAAGCCGACTTGCTGCTGATCAAAACGAAGGATAACTATCCAGCCATCACTTCCGTCATGATCGACGGGAAAATCGTATACAGAACGGAGTACCGCCGATGA
- a CDS encoding alpha-D-ribose 1-methylphosphonate 5-phosphate C-P-lyase PhnJ — MNYQGNYAFLDENSKMEIRRTILKAVAIPGYQVPFASREMPIARGWGTGGLQLSLSLVGEDDVLKVIDQGSDESVNAVNIKKMIADTTGVATTIHTGEATLIQSRHRIPEVPLTEEQILVLQVPLPEPLRAVEPSERKTKAMHAYGEYSVSWLHLFEQIVRYGKTAMHSDYPVIVNKRYLMAPSPIPRFDNPKLNHNEGLVLFGAGREKKIYAVPPFTDVVSIDFEDHPFEVESFAGAACRLTGLTDVFLDELVDEATGETYYLTNDQSYLLERLNAKQETAAGGIRHD, encoded by the coding sequence ATGAATTACCAAGGAAATTACGCTTTCCTCGACGAAAATTCCAAAATGGAAATCCGCCGCACGATCCTGAAGGCGGTAGCCATCCCTGGCTATCAAGTGCCTTTCGCATCCCGCGAAATGCCGATAGCACGCGGTTGGGGGACGGGCGGACTGCAACTTAGTCTGTCTTTGGTCGGCGAGGACGATGTACTGAAAGTCATCGACCAAGGCTCTGATGAGAGCGTCAACGCAGTCAACATCAAGAAAATGATCGCTGATACGACCGGTGTGGCGACAACGATCCATACCGGAGAAGCGACGCTGATCCAGTCGCGCCACCGGATTCCGGAAGTGCCTCTGACCGAGGAGCAGATACTCGTGCTGCAGGTTCCGCTGCCGGAACCGCTGCGGGCGGTCGAGCCTTCGGAACGCAAGACCAAGGCGATGCATGCCTACGGGGAATACAGCGTCTCGTGGCTGCATCTCTTCGAACAGATCGTCCGTTACGGCAAGACGGCGATGCATTCGGATTATCCCGTCATCGTAAACAAACGCTATCTGATGGCGCCGAGCCCGATTCCGCGTTTCGACAATCCGAAGCTGAATCATAATGAGGGGCTTGTGTTGTTCGGAGCGGGGCGCGAAAAGAAAATTTACGCCGTACCTCCTTTTACCGATGTCGTATCGATCGATTTCGAGGACCACCCTTTCGAAGTGGAGAGCTTCGCTGGCGCAGCCTGCCGATTGACCGGGCTGACGGACGTCTTCCTCGATGAGTTGGTGGATGAAGCGACAGGGGAAACCTACTATCTGACGAATGACCAATCGTACCTGTTGGAAAGGTTGAATGCAAAACAAGAAACGGCAGCAGGAGGCATCAGACATGATTAA
- a CDS encoding PHP domain-containing protein, with protein MKADLHVHSDYSDGYDSIETILDQAKKNGVEMISFVDHDTTDAYPAAEKFAKERGIIIVPGIEISAYDFKRNRKVHILGYNYNYPAVHIGELCGELLRRRDDHSWIQVETLIDHGYTIRTSKLKKSKGEQPTLYKQHIMESLTDAPYGSAEYKTLYRALFKGNGICASDIEYIDANLAVKAIKADGGLPVLAHPGQLDSFDIIPELVKNGLAGLEINHPDHSEEDQHRIKSLAEQYGLFLTGGSDYHGNYWIPLEVGHNLAPEHALRRLV; from the coding sequence ATGAAAGCGGATCTGCATGTCCACAGTGACTATTCGGATGGCTACGACAGCATCGAAACCATTCTCGATCAGGCAAAAAAGAACGGCGTCGAGATGATCAGCTTCGTCGACCATGATACGACGGATGCTTACCCGGCGGCGGAAAAATTTGCCAAGGAGCGCGGAATCATCATTGTTCCGGGTATCGAAATCTCCGCCTATGATTTCAAAAGGAACCGTAAAGTGCATATTCTTGGTTACAACTACAATTATCCTGCCGTCCACATCGGCGAACTGTGCGGGGAATTGCTGAGAAGGCGCGATGACCATTCCTGGATCCAAGTGGAGACGTTGATCGACCACGGCTATACGATCCGGACCAGCAAATTGAAGAAATCAAAAGGGGAGCAGCCGACCCTTTACAAACAGCATATCATGGAGTCTTTGACGGATGCGCCATACGGATCGGCCGAGTACAAGACGCTTTATCGCGCGCTCTTCAAAGGCAACGGCATCTGCGCCAGCGACATCGAATACATTGATGCGAACCTGGCCGTGAAAGCCATCAAAGCGGACGGCGGCCTGCCTGTTCTGGCGCACCCTGGCCAGTTGGACTCCTTTGACATCATCCCAGAATTGGTGAAAAATGGTTTGGCCGGACTGGAAATCAACCATCCGGATCATTCGGAAGAGGACCAACATCGGATCAAATCACTAGCCGAGCAATACGGCCTGTTCCTGACTGGCGGCTCTGACTATCACGGCAACTATTGGATCCCATTGGAAGTAGGCCACAATTTGGCGCCCGAGCATGCCTTGCGCCGGCTGGTTTGA
- a CDS encoding GntR family transcriptional regulator produces the protein MRDYLLDKIIHHVFPDDKKLPSENELANFFGTTRNSVRKVYETLEAMGYISSKQGLGHFPREKRPAIELALRGDVSFSEKMTQQNIPYRSLNVHCKLMDEGSGDERLRQLGGEGELYEVCRLRIVHDVPAALHYSYVSTTVFPDIKAEGGEIGSMFSYYLSKGYRTFTSSGSELSVSFPRSEEQELLECGELVPLLILESDCREKASGSLLELTKIVYRSDRFSYKINV, from the coding sequence ATCCGCGATTATCTCTTGGACAAAATCATCCACCACGTTTTCCCGGATGACAAAAAATTGCCGAGCGAAAACGAGTTGGCGAATTTTTTCGGGACGACCCGCAACAGTGTCCGAAAAGTCTATGAAACTCTGGAAGCGATGGGCTACATCAGCTCCAAACAAGGGCTGGGGCATTTTCCGCGCGAGAAGCGCCCTGCCATCGAACTTGCGTTGCGAGGGGATGTCAGTTTTTCCGAAAAGATGACCCAGCAAAACATCCCGTACCGCTCACTCAATGTCCATTGCAAATTGATGGACGAGGGGAGTGGGGATGAACGGTTGCGGCAACTGGGCGGCGAAGGCGAACTTTATGAAGTCTGCCGATTGCGGATCGTCCATGACGTGCCGGCTGCCTTGCATTATTCCTACGTTTCGACAACCGTGTTCCCGGACATCAAAGCTGAAGGAGGGGAAATCGGGTCGATGTTCAGCTATTACCTCTCGAAAGGCTACCGCACATTCACAAGCAGCGGCTCGGAGTTGAGCGTCTCCTTCCCGCGTTCGGAGGAACAGGAATTGTTGGAGTGCGGGGAGCTTGTGCCGTTGCTGATCCTGGAAAGCGACTGCCGCGAAAAAGCGAGCGGCAGCTTGCTTGAGCTGACCAAAATCGTCTACCGCAGCGACCGATTCAGCTACAAAATAAATGTTTAA
- a CDS encoding chloramphenicol acetyltransferase: MIINEKRLTEEPTISPTASVTNVSFDSYCEIGPHNFIENSHFGDYSYTGQFCFVQNALIGKFANIAAAVRIGPTDHPYERASLHHFTYRPQMYGLADGEDEAFFDHRLSRITTIGHDTWIGHGAIIMPEVTVGNGAIIGSGAVVTKDIPPYAIAVGVPARIVKYRFEPDIIAALEEIQWWDWEPELLKERLEDFREPIEMFIEKYKQSPLLAEEGGVYG, translated from the coding sequence ATGATCATCAATGAAAAAAGGCTGACGGAAGAGCCGACGATTTCACCGACAGCCAGCGTGACGAACGTCAGCTTCGATAGCTATTGCGAAATCGGTCCGCATAACTTCATCGAAAATAGCCATTTCGGCGACTATTCCTATACCGGTCAATTCTGTTTCGTGCAGAATGCGCTGATCGGGAAGTTCGCCAACATTGCGGCAGCCGTCAGGATCGGCCCGACCGATCACCCGTACGAACGCGCGTCGTTGCACCATTTTACTTACCGTCCGCAGATGTACGGCTTAGCCGATGGGGAGGATGAAGCGTTCTTCGATCATCGCCTCAGCCGCATCACGACGATCGGGCACGACACCTGGATCGGCCATGGAGCCATCATCATGCCCGAAGTGACGGTCGGGAACGGCGCCATCATCGGATCCGGCGCGGTCGTCACGAAGGATATCCCACCTTATGCGATTGCCGTAGGGGTGCCGGCCCGGATTGTTAAGTACCGTTTCGAGCCGGATATCATCGCCGCTTTGGAGGAAATCCAGTGGTGGGATTGGGAACCGGAGCTGCTCAAGGAGCGGTTGGAGGATTTCCGCGAACCGATTGAGATGTTTATCGAGAAATACAAACAAAGTCCGCTCTTGGCGGAAGAAGGAGGAGTATATGGCTAA
- a CDS encoding ATP-binding cassette domain-containing protein: protein MIKELPVLSLRGMNKQFGEGCARCTDKPENLEKNYCPACGTVYACRGISFDLYKGEIIGIVGESGSGKSTLMKALYFDSEVTDGEYLLADYKDGQENVFGSSLQQQKWIRNMLLGMVYQNPMLGLRMEFSSIANIAEKMIAANHRNVEAMFDRGHELLDKVNIPTFRSSEAPKNFSGGMQQRVQIAKALSNNPPVLLLDEVTTGLDLSVQADVLDLIKTIQRELQISMIVVSHDLAVIRMLSDRTIVMYNGEIIEEGLTDQVLEDPQHAYTQQLVYSLL from the coding sequence ATGATTAAGGAATTACCTGTACTATCTTTGCGTGGCATGAACAAGCAATTCGGGGAAGGCTGTGCACGCTGCACGGACAAACCGGAAAATCTCGAAAAGAATTATTGCCCAGCCTGCGGAACGGTTTACGCTTGCCGCGGCATTTCCTTCGACCTTTACAAAGGCGAAATCATCGGTATCGTCGGCGAGAGCGGCTCCGGGAAATCGACCTTGATGAAGGCACTCTATTTTGACAGCGAAGTGACGGACGGCGAATATTTGCTGGCGGACTACAAAGACGGCCAGGAAAATGTCTTCGGCTCGTCCCTTCAGCAACAGAAATGGATCCGCAATATGCTGCTGGGGATGGTCTATCAGAACCCGATGCTGGGGTTGCGGATGGAATTTTCGTCGATCGCCAACATCGCCGAGAAGATGATCGCCGCCAACCACCGCAACGTCGAAGCGATGTTCGACCGAGGCCATGAATTGTTGGACAAGGTGAACATCCCGACGTTCCGCTCGAGCGAAGCGCCGAAAAATTTCTCCGGCGGGATGCAGCAGCGGGTGCAGATCGCCAAGGCGCTCTCGAACAATCCGCCGGTGCTGCTGTTGGACGAAGTGACGACTGGGCTTGATCTGAGTGTGCAGGCTGACGTATTGGATCTGATCAAGACGATCCAACGGGAACTGCAGATCAGCATGATCGTTGTTTCCCACGACCTTGCCGTCATCCGCATGCTCTCCGACCGGACCATCGTGATGTACAACGGCGAAATCATCGAAGAAGGGCTGACCGACCAGGTGCTTGAGGACCCGCAGCACGCCTATACGCAACAGTTGGTCTATTCATTATTATAG